A region from the Candidatus Zixiibacteriota bacterium genome encodes:
- a CDS encoding DNA-processing protein DprA produces MLMLDLKKYSPASQILALKMTGKVGPRTFALLINQYQTVEDIFLAEVDELQQLEGIGPGRASAVAKAPEFLDPAQIIIESLDAFDSRSVIYSADNYPRLLDELNDPPPLLYYQGNLPSQDEKTVAIIGSQDVSAEGIGDAVELGSLLAKNGVSIVGGLARGIDTAGHVGALKERGKTYAVLPCGINIIHPLENSGLAKEITESGGLISEYIPDSPVSTGRLMSRNRIIVGLSQVVVIGQVSANSVGTLDAALCCHQLGKLLFVIVGDENPHLEKFIEYGAIPLTNVNEYKLILKSLV; encoded by the coding sequence ATGTTAATGTTGGATTTAAAGAAATACAGTCCCGCTTCCCAGATATTGGCGCTGAAAATGACCGGCAAAGTGGGCCCCCGCACTTTTGCTCTGCTTATTAATCAATATCAAACTGTTGAAGACATATTTCTAGCCGAAGTCGATGAACTCCAGCAATTGGAAGGTATCGGACCGGGACGAGCTTCCGCTGTCGCCAAGGCTCCCGAATTTCTTGACCCGGCCCAGATTATAATCGAAAGCCTTGATGCCTTTGACTCCCGTTCGGTAATCTACTCCGCTGATAATTATCCGCGACTTCTGGATGAATTAAATGATCCGCCGCCGCTCCTGTATTATCAGGGTAACCTGCCGTCTCAGGATGAAAAAACGGTAGCTATTATCGGATCTCAGGACGTCTCGGCCGAAGGCATCGGAGATGCCGTGGAACTGGGATCTCTTTTGGCCAAAAACGGAGTATCTATTGTTGGCGGTCTGGCCCGAGGTATCGATACCGCCGGTCATGTTGGAGCGTTAAAAGAAAGGGGCAAGACCTACGCCGTCCTGCCCTGCGGAATAAACATTATCCATCCTTTGGAAAACAGCGGTCTGGCCAAAGAAATTACTGAATCGGGAGGCCTTATTAGCGAATATATACCCGATAGCCCGGTCAGTACCGGACGGCTGATGAGTCGCAATCGCATTATTGTGGGACTCTCTCAGGTGGTCGTTATCGGGCAGGTTTCGGCGAATTCAGTGGGGACTCTCGATGCCGCCCTATGCTGTCATCAGCTGGGTAAATTGCTTTTTGTGATAGTCGGCGATGAAAATCCGCATCTTGAAAAATTCATCGAATACGGAGCCATCCCGCTAACTAATGTTAACGAATATAAACTGATTCTCAAATCATTGGTTTAG
- a CDS encoding sodium:calcium antiporter — MSEYQSTAITNSPGKFSKIVMIVTPLITIPGILMRLGVFHNGPGTEALIFGFSLLGAAFILSWAAEVVQMDISQGFALAILALIAVLPEYAVDMVFAWDAGKDIALSELALANMTGANRLLIGLGWPMVLLIFFLRSKKKALQLHKGHSTEVFYMACATVYAFSIPFKGSLSLVDAAVLISIFIVYIIRTARAEVEEPDLVGPAAIIGKLQNKPRRMVTYALFLYAGFIIFISAEPFAHSLKNFATQAGMDEFLVVQWLAPLASEAPEFMVAGIWAFRLQAQAAIGALISSKVNQWTLLVGTLPIVFSISAGKIGALPLDLRQDHEIWLTAGQSIFAVAILTNLRMSWYGAIILAVLFLAQLIFAEIRMEVFYIYLAFAALILIRDRKRIPSLFKIGLKFK, encoded by the coding sequence ATGAGCGAATATCAAAGTACGGCCATAACCAACTCGCCTGGGAAATTCAGCAAAATCGTGATGATCGTCACGCCGCTGATAACAATTCCCGGCATACTGATGCGCCTCGGCGTTTTCCACAACGGCCCCGGAACCGAAGCGTTGATTTTTGGATTCAGTCTTCTCGGCGCGGCGTTTATACTATCCTGGGCGGCCGAAGTCGTCCAGATGGATATATCGCAGGGTTTCGCACTGGCGATTTTGGCTCTTATCGCTGTTCTTCCCGAATACGCCGTCGATATGGTATTTGCCTGGGACGCCGGCAAAGATATTGCGCTATCGGAGTTGGCCCTGGCCAATATGACCGGCGCCAATCGTCTTTTGATCGGTCTCGGCTGGCCAATGGTGCTTCTCATATTTTTCCTGCGCTCCAAAAAGAAGGCTTTACAGCTCCATAAAGGCCATTCCACCGAAGTTTTCTATATGGCCTGTGCCACCGTCTATGCTTTTTCGATTCCGTTCAAAGGCAGCCTTTCGCTGGTTGACGCCGCCGTTTTGATCTCTATTTTTATTGTCTATATCATCCGCACGGCCCGAGCGGAAGTCGAGGAACCGGATCTGGTCGGCCCGGCCGCGATAATTGGAAAACTGCAAAATAAACCGCGCCGAATGGTAACCTACGCGCTGTTTTTGTACGCCGGATTTATAATATTCATATCCGCTGAACCGTTCGCGCACTCGCTGAAAAATTTCGCGACTCAAGCCGGGATGGATGAATTCCTTGTTGTTCAATGGCTGGCGCCGCTGGCATCGGAAGCCCCTGAATTTATGGTGGCGGGCATCTGGGCTTTTCGTCTACAGGCACAGGCGGCTATCGGAGCTTTGATTTCTTCCAAAGTCAATCAATGGACATTATTGGTGGGGACTTTGCCTATCGTCTTTTCGATATCGGCCGGGAAAATCGGAGCGCTGCCTCTGGATTTGCGTCAGGATCATGAAATCTGGCTGACCGCGGGACAGTCAATATTCGCCGTGGCGATATTGACGAATTTGAGAATGTCCTGGTATGGAGCGATAATTCTGGCGGTTTTATTTCTTGCTCAACTCATATTCGCAGAGATTAGGATGGAAGTGTTTTATATATATCTGGCTTTTGCCGCATTGATTCTGATCCGCGACCGAAAAAGAATCCCCTCACTGTTCAAAATCGGACTGAAATTTAAATAG
- a CDS encoding tetratricopeptide repeat protein, with amino-acid sequence MPEQRVVRMRHLMDEGNYEEALEHFVILKKDMPTDKATLFMGARLYEKLNLIDSALSYAIKFSALYPTDFEGQKFLYEISERAEDFEMQLKAASRLGALENNRKKYLPKIAELNIKTGMPGMAVSIYRDLLVDDPSNNQIRFAFAYSLAATGQFDSAVVVIEELLAQNPGELELMNNLAFFLTQAERYEEAETQYILITKTFPDYLAGWHGLGTVLKQLGDTAKSIEAYQRVYNSDSTFLGVDSILRELSSD; translated from the coding sequence GTGCCTGAGCAGAGAGTCGTCAGGATGCGGCATCTAATGGATGAGGGGAATTACGAAGAGGCTCTCGAACATTTCGTAATTCTAAAAAAAGATATGCCCACCGATAAAGCAACGCTTTTTATGGGGGCGCGTCTATATGAAAAACTAAATCTAATTGACAGCGCTTTATCGTATGCCATCAAATTTTCCGCATTATATCCGACCGATTTTGAGGGACAGAAGTTCCTGTATGAGATAAGTGAGCGTGCCGAGGATTTTGAAATGCAATTAAAAGCGGCCAGTCGTTTGGGCGCTCTGGAAAACAATAGGAAAAAATACCTGCCCAAAATCGCCGAATTGAATATTAAAACCGGAATGCCGGGAATGGCGGTATCGATCTATCGCGATTTGCTTGTTGACGATCCATCCAACAATCAAATTCGATTCGCTTTCGCCTATAGCCTGGCCGCTACCGGTCAATTTGACAGTGCCGTAGTTGTCATTGAGGAATTACTGGCTCAGAATCCCGGAGAGCTGGAATTAATGAATAATCTGGCGTTTTTTCTGACTCAGGCCGAAAGATATGAGGAAGCTGAAACCCAATACATTTTAATCACTAAAACCTTTCCGGATTATCTCGCCGGATGGCACGGCCTCGGGACGGTTCTGAAACAATTAGGTGATACGGCAAAGTCGATTGAAGCCTATCAGCGAGTTTATAATTCCGATTCAACATTTTTGGGGGTTGATTCGATTTTAAGAGAATTGAGTTCGGATTAA
- a CDS encoding PfkB family carbohydrate kinase produces MKKTVDALGLGIAPVDFFVTMRSFPLPGKKIDGIPQSSLIAGGGPIPNSLCTFSKLGGRASLIAPFGDDRWAKFAREEPDKFGVRHNLCVIRKNCSSARAFAWIEQQSGNRTIVLDMPQRIFIHPRDFKLSCLPIPKLIHLDGRHLKAAVKLAHWGKKVDARVMLDIGSVRNKVDELFPYLDFLICADDYARHYFNTRSIKKAASGFKKIGIPEVVVTCGTNGSFGIDSFNNQHRQKAFKIKAVDTTGAGDAFHGGYLFGLLKGWDLERKMKFASATAALKCLKPEARTGIPSYRQTIAFIKKHRKFHD; encoded by the coding sequence TTGAAAAAAACGGTTGACGCTCTGGGGCTGGGTATCGCTCCGGTCGATTTTTTTGTGACAATGCGATCTTTTCCTCTCCCGGGAAAAAAAATCGACGGTATCCCTCAGAGCAGCCTGATCGCGGGAGGCGGGCCGATCCCCAATTCCCTTTGTACTTTTTCCAAATTAGGCGGACGGGCCAGCTTGATAGCGCCCTTTGGCGATGATCGGTGGGCAAAATTCGCCAGAGAAGAGCCCGATAAATTCGGCGTGCGTCATAACCTGTGTGTCATCCGAAAAAACTGCTCGTCGGCCAGAGCCTTCGCCTGGATTGAACAACAATCGGGAAACAGGACAATTGTTTTGGATATGCCGCAGCGAATTTTTATCCATCCGCGCGATTTTAAGCTATCCTGTTTGCCGATTCCCAAACTGATTCACCTCGATGGCCGTCATCTAAAAGCCGCCGTCAAGCTTGCCCATTGGGGCAAAAAAGTCGACGCCCGAGTCATGCTCGATATCGGTTCGGTTCGCAACAAAGTCGATGAACTGTTTCCTTATCTTGATTTCTTAATTTGCGCCGATGATTACGCCCGGCATTATTTTAATACCCGCTCTATAAAAAAAGCCGCGTCCGGTTTCAAAAAAATCGGCATCCCCGAAGTTGTCGTCACATGCGGCACCAATGGTTCATTTGGTATCGATTCGTTTAATAACCAGCATCGCCAAAAAGCATTTAAGATAAAAGCAGTTGATACTACCGGGGCCGGTGATGCCTTCCACGGCGGGTATTTGTTTGGGTTACTCAAGGGATGGGATCTGGAAAGGAAAATGAAATTCGCCTCAGCCACGGCCGCTCTGAAATGTCTTAAGCCGGAAGCCCGCACGGGAATACCGTCTTACCGGCAGACAATAGCCTTCATTAAAAAACATCGGAAATTCCATGATTGA
- a CDS encoding macro domain-containing protein — protein MKVKIYSGDITEAKTDAIVNAANNHLWMGSGVAGAIKRLGGQIIEDEAVALGPIEIGNAVATTAGDLPHMYVIHAAGMGQDLKTDEEYVYKSTLNSLYVADDLNLSSIAFPAIGTGVGGLSLESCAHAMHEALDEFADDARSITEIHFVLFNKSDTELFKKSFG, from the coding sequence ATGAAAGTCAAAATCTATTCTGGCGATATCACCGAAGCTAAGACCGACGCCATCGTCAATGCCGCCAATAATCATCTTTGGATGGGTTCCGGTGTGGCGGGAGCGATCAAACGTTTGGGCGGTCAAATTATCGAAGACGAAGCGGTGGCATTAGGGCCGATTGAAATCGGGAATGCGGTCGCCACGACCGCGGGTGATTTGCCGCATATGTACGTCATTCACGCCGCCGGTATGGGTCAGGATTTGAAAACCGACGAAGAATACGTTTATAAATCCACTCTCAACAGCCTATACGTCGCCGATGATTTAAATCTGTCGTCGATTGCATTTCCGGCTATCGGTACCGGTGTCGGAGGATTGTCGCTTGAGTCATGCGCCCATGCGATGCACGAAGCCCTGGATGAATTTGCCGATGACGCTCGATCAATCACCGAAATTCATTTTGTATTGTTTAATAAATCCGACACTGAATTATTCAAGAAATCATTTGGATAG
- a CDS encoding phosphatase PAP2 family protein, with translation MIERILEYDTMLFQIINSTLANPVTDFIMPIITNDWLLRILYALIVITLLTFGKKKFVWVVVFSAITVAITDLSSAGLIKPLVERMRPCRALDVHLLVRCGPGFAFPSAHTANLFGQALFFGLLYKKYRWYFMIFAFLVGISRVFVGVHYPLDVLGGAVLGCFAGGFCVSILIFLDKREKLKPRPYVE, from the coding sequence ATGATTGAACGAATACTCGAATATGATACGATGCTGTTTCAAATTATAAACAGTACCCTGGCCAACCCGGTCACCGATTTTATTATGCCGATTATCACCAACGACTGGCTGTTGCGCATTTTATACGCCTTGATAGTCATTACCCTTTTGACCTTCGGCAAAAAGAAATTCGTCTGGGTGGTCGTTTTTTCCGCAATCACTGTGGCGATAACCGATTTATCATCGGCCGGGCTGATTAAGCCGCTGGTTGAAAGAATGCGGCCCTGTCGAGCATTGGATGTCCATCTTCTGGTAAGATGCGGTCCGGGATTTGCCTTTCCCTCGGCCCATACGGCCAATCTTTTCGGTCAGGCACTTTTCTTCGGCCTGCTCTATAAAAAATACCGCTGGTATTTCATGATATTCGCGTTTCTGGTCGGTATCTCACGCGTTTTCGTCGGAGTCCATTATCCTCTCGATGTGCTGGGAGGCGCAGTGTTGGGATGTTTCGCGGGAGGATTCTGCGTCTCAATTCTGATATTTTTAGATAAACGGGAAAAACTAAAACCTCGTCCTTACGTAGAATGA
- a CDS encoding SLBB domain-containing protein, with amino-acid sequence MKISTIAIFILISFFLFGGLCLAQNPDNNSDLATRIGESIVNAQSKSVSFTEMALQMIYNSSQNKFLGNYVDPEDYIVGPGDRFTIFFISDQLANISCEIKSDGHLFIKSVGQIYIGPITMNEAVEKIKSSAGELFAGSPFTIQLTEFRFVKVNVSGQVKNPGTYYAPATWRISEIIELAGGITPDASIRNIVFRGNKGDWRTDLLRYNAIGDNSTNPLLCKGDFVFVPSRHTINRFVSLSGNVNQPGIIEIIEGDKLSDLIAYAGGLIGNSEDLEIVITSTDGEEKNRVDLASSNASSYIPAAGDNLNITWKQGHQRQGFVVIFGEVARPGRYGLSGDIFNLAELFNLCGGVTPKGIRELTQIYRLSWLDREQSINIASVDNYNPNSPQNDLKNITRLSLNPRDIMDPIRIILMDRDSVYVPEITGMISVLGAVASPGLIPHINGKDVDYYIVQAGGFGSNANRDKIIIINPSTGGRISIEDTNELFDGEIIYIPEKESQDKR; translated from the coding sequence ATGAAAATATCGACTATTGCGATATTTATTCTTATTTCGTTTTTTCTTTTTGGTGGGCTTTGCTTGGCCCAAAATCCCGATAACAATAGCGATTTGGCAACCAGGATTGGTGAATCAATAGTAAATGCTCAATCAAAAAGCGTTTCTTTCACCGAAATGGCCTTACAGATGATTTATAACAGTAGCCAAAATAAATTTCTTGGCAATTATGTTGATCCCGAAGATTATATTGTTGGTCCGGGTGATAGATTTACGATTTTTTTTATATCCGACCAGCTGGCTAATATTTCATGCGAAATAAAATCAGACGGCCACCTGTTTATTAAATCGGTCGGGCAGATTTATATTGGCCCGATAACGATGAATGAAGCGGTTGAGAAAATAAAATCATCCGCCGGAGAATTATTCGCGGGTTCGCCTTTTACAATACAATTGACTGAATTTCGCTTCGTAAAAGTAAACGTATCCGGCCAGGTCAAAAATCCGGGGACGTATTACGCCCCGGCAACGTGGCGGATTTCGGAAATAATTGAATTGGCCGGAGGAATCACTCCGGACGCATCAATTCGTAATATAGTTTTTCGGGGGAACAAGGGCGATTGGCGTACCGATCTTCTTAGATACAACGCGATCGGAGATAACTCTACCAATCCCTTATTATGCAAAGGTGATTTTGTATTTGTCCCTTCCAGGCATACTATTAACCGTTTTGTGTCGCTTTCCGGAAACGTAAATCAGCCGGGCATTATTGAGATTATTGAGGGCGATAAATTATCCGATTTGATCGCTTATGCCGGAGGATTAATCGGAAATTCCGAGGATTTGGAAATTGTAATTACATCAACCGATGGGGAAGAGAAAAATCGAGTTGATTTGGCAAGTTCAAATGCATCTTCATATATCCCTGCCGCGGGAGATAATCTGAATATAACATGGAAACAGGGGCATCAAAGACAAGGCTTTGTTGTAATTTTTGGGGAGGTTGCCAGGCCCGGGCGTTATGGACTTAGCGGTGACATATTTAATCTGGCGGAGCTATTTAATTTATGCGGTGGGGTAACTCCCAAAGGCATTCGCGAGCTTACTCAAATATATCGGTTATCGTGGTTGGACCGCGAACAGAGCATAAACATCGCATCCGTGGATAACTACAATCCAAATTCACCACAAAATGATTTGAAGAATATTACACGTTTGAGTCTCAATCCGCGTGACATAATGGATCCGATCCGGATTATTCTTATGGATCGGGATTCGGTTTATGTTCCTGAAATAACGGGAATGATCTCCGTATTGGGAGCGGTAGCGTCACCGGGATTAATTCCGCATATAAATGGAAAGGACGTTGATTATTATATAGTTCAAGCCGGCGGCTTCGGCAGTAACGCCAACCGGGATAAAATAATCATTATCAATCCGTCCACTGGCGGACGCATAAGCATCGAAGATACAAACGAATTATTTGACGGCGAGATTATCTATATACCGGAAAAAGAAAGCCAGGATAAACGATGA
- a CDS encoding toll/interleukin-1 receptor domain-containing protein: protein MKFSNVLGSFEFHILILDKVYTVSCPREGKRCNRDGEFFNFQFSCENESKHINIFVSGTLLAELKPENSLEIAMLNVAKKKMETGNDEIELHTGNFKSYLFNTPLEMTNEMIRGDISNYIKRRYDAEFEKSFTVIEIILACELSVVTTKKQLHFMHKHKLLSFSWPSDIWMTLGSESEWFVQDFSISADNYINLTNQPQNLINVENAKNIQQISKEWDFFICHASEDKKEVVEPLAMELNNRGAKVWYDDWTLSIGDSLSQRIDDGLKNSKYGIVIISKAFFSKPWPQRELSGLVQKEIKGNKVILPVWHKVDHDYVVSKSPTLADKLAGSTDKGISELATKILKSSQISL from the coding sequence ATGAAATTTAGCAACGTATTAGGTTCATTTGAATTTCATATCTTAATATTGGATAAAGTATATACAGTATCATGTCCAAGAGAAGGCAAAAGATGTAATCGCGATGGGGAATTTTTTAACTTCCAATTTTCCTGCGAAAACGAATCTAAGCATATAAATATTTTTGTAAGTGGAACGCTTTTGGCAGAACTCAAACCTGAAAATTCTCTAGAAATCGCAATGTTGAATGTGGCGAAGAAAAAAATGGAAACGGGTAACGATGAAATTGAATTACACACAGGGAATTTTAAATCATACCTTTTTAATACTCCTTTAGAGATGACTAATGAGATGATTAGAGGTGACATATCAAATTACATTAAAAGAAGGTACGATGCAGAATTTGAAAAGTCATTCACAGTTATAGAAATAATTCTTGCATGTGAATTATCGGTGGTCACTACGAAAAAACAATTACACTTTATGCATAAACACAAACTACTAAGTTTCTCTTGGCCATCTGATATTTGGATGACACTAGGCTCAGAATCTGAGTGGTTTGTGCAAGATTTCAGTATTTCGGCGGATAATTATATCAATCTAACCAATCAACCTCAAAATTTGATTAATGTGGAAAACGCCAAAAACATACAACAGATATCTAAAGAATGGGATTTTTTCATTTGTCACGCTTCTGAAGATAAAAAGGAAGTTGTCGAACCTCTTGCAATGGAACTTAATAATAGAGGTGCAAAAGTATGGTATGATGATTGGACATTATCTATAGGTGATAGTCTAAGCCAAAGGATTGATGATGGTCTTAAAAACTCGAAATATGGAATAGTCATCATAAGCAAAGCGTTCTTTAGTAAGCCTTGGCCCCAAAGAGAGTTATCTGGATTGGTTCAGAAGGAAATTAAGGGGAACAAAGTAATATTGCCTGTATGGCACAAAGTGGATCACGATTATGTCGTCTCCAAATCACCGACCTTGGCAGATAAATTAGCCGGATCAACAGATAAAGGGATTTCGGAACTAGCAACCAAGATTCTAAAATCCTCCCAAATCAGTCTGTAG
- the nth gene encoding endonuclease III: MIKDARRRAKKIVELLKAEYPDSGCSLKFKTAHQLLVSTILSAQTTDEQVNKITPGLFKKYKSIKDFASADITQLENDIKSIGLYRHKAKSIKNSAAAILHDFGGTVPDTLDEIIKLPGVGRKTGSVILGAWYGKAEGIVVDTHVKRIANLLGLTENKDPYRIELDLMRLIAKKDWIILTHLLIDHGRAVCVARRPRCEACTLRPQCPSAK, encoded by the coding sequence ATGATAAAAGATGCCAGGCGCCGGGCCAAAAAAATAGTCGAACTTCTCAAAGCCGAATACCCCGATTCGGGATGTTCGCTCAAATTCAAAACCGCCCATCAGCTTCTCGTCTCGACGATACTCTCGGCTCAGACAACCGACGAGCAGGTCAACAAAATCACGCCCGGACTTTTCAAAAAATATAAATCGATAAAAGATTTCGCCTCGGCCGATATTACACAACTCGAAAACGATATCAAATCAATCGGGCTGTATCGCCACAAAGCCAAATCAATCAAAAATTCCGCCGCCGCCATCCTGCATGATTTTGGGGGTACGGTCCCCGATACGTTAGATGAGATTATCAAACTCCCCGGTGTCGGGCGCAAAACCGGATCGGTCATATTGGGGGCATGGTACGGCAAAGCCGAAGGCATCGTCGTCGATACTCACGTCAAACGAATCGCCAACTTGCTTGGTCTGACTGAAAACAAAGACCCGTACAGGATCGAACTTGATCTGATGCGATTGATCGCCAAAAAAGACTGGATTATCCTGACGCATTTACTAATCGACCACGGCCGCGCCGTCTGCGTCGCCCGCCGTCCCCGCTGTGAAGCCTGCACCCTCCGCCCCCAATGCCCGTCTGCGAAATAA
- a CDS encoding YigZ family protein — protein MSGKIIDSFLTLAAPAEHEIKIKGSRFIAKGFSIESELDCQNILEKIRKEEYSATHHCYAYTIGIDDAKFKYSDDGEPSGTAGRPIFQTITGHELKNVIIIVIRYYGGTKLGTGGLIRAYSGAASEMLDQARIVERLICDRLKFSIAFKYYDQLMRIIDAEKFKIINQNFADEVTMELKIRKSKTSDFESRLIELTGGQVKIEKNG, from the coding sequence ATGTCTGGGAAAATTATCGATAGCTTTTTGACTCTGGCTGCTCCGGCCGAACATGAAATTAAAATTAAGGGCTCTCGTTTTATCGCCAAAGGTTTCTCAATCGAAAGTGAATTGGACTGTCAAAATATCCTGGAGAAAATTCGTAAAGAAGAATATTCAGCGACGCATCACTGTTATGCCTATACGATTGGTATTGACGACGCAAAGTTCAAATATTCAGACGATGGGGAACCGTCCGGGACTGCCGGGCGGCCCATATTTCAGACCATCACCGGGCATGAATTAAAAAATGTAATCATTATTGTCATTCGTTATTATGGCGGTACGAAATTGGGAACCGGAGGATTGATCCGGGCTTATTCAGGTGCCGCGTCAGAAATGCTTGACCAAGCGCGAATAGTCGAACGGTTAATCTGCGACCGCTTGAAATTTTCGATTGCGTTTAAATACTATGACCAGCTTATGCGAATTATAGACGCCGAGAAATTCAAAATCATAAATCAAAATTTCGCTGACGAAGTAACCATGGAACTTAAAATCAGGAAATCAAAAACCTCCGATTTTGAATCACGCTTGATCGAATTAACGGGAGGCCAGGTTAAAATTGAAAAAAACGGTTGA
- a CDS encoding right-handed parallel beta-helix repeat-containing protein — protein MRKFIISLLALAWPVAVFANIIHIPDDFGTIQECIDNALTGDTIFVGIENYNEHLTIDKTISLIGESVNCSIIDAGGTDDEIFITSPKVLIKSLTLTNAGPVYGDEYPHDAGVKIYNSDSCVIEGCNIIDNLAAGITLRSSSYCMIQNNYISNNYTGIYFFFPEDMRDVDIVENKILKNQIIGNERTGIKFEHTGYSHHRFNEVRGNLISNNGTAFSIIMSYDNIFCFNQCIDNSSGFGIVQCMGGGGRNYFHHNIFKARDGEDLRYYLEMFNYPEYWNSPDDNVGNFWSNYTGSDDNGDGLGDVPHEFYSGYYYIDWLPIVIIDDADGDGITDSVDNCPLIPNADQIDRNRNGIGDVCDEYINGDANGDKNINVGDAVYIVNAVFKGGPPPSHPKAGDANCDGTCNVGDAVYLINHVFKDGPEPCASCP, from the coding sequence ATGAGAAAATTTATCATTAGTCTATTGGCATTGGCTTGGCCTGTAGCTGTTTTCGCAAACATTATTCATATTCCCGATGACTTTGGCACTATCCAGGAGTGTATTGATAATGCCTTAACGGGCGATACTATTTTCGTGGGAATCGAAAACTATAACGAGCATCTGACAATTGATAAAACTATCAGCCTCATTGGTGAATCGGTAAATTGCTCGATTATTGACGCCGGAGGCACAGATGACGAAATTTTTATTACATCCCCGAAAGTTCTTATAAAATCTTTAACCTTAACCAATGCTGGCCCAGTATATGGCGATGAATATCCTCATGATGCCGGTGTTAAAATTTATAATTCCGATAGTTGCGTAATTGAAGGATGCAATATAATTGACAATCTGGCCGCCGGAATCACGTTGCGATCATCCTCATATTGTATGATACAGAATAATTACATTTCGAATAATTACACGGGTATATATTTCTTTTTCCCTGAGGATATGCGTGATGTTGATATTGTGGAAAATAAGATTCTGAAGAATCAGATAATTGGCAACGAAAGAACAGGCATCAAATTTGAGCATACCGGGTATTCTCACCACAGATTCAATGAAGTTCGAGGGAATTTAATCTCAAATAACGGAACAGCCTTTTCAATTATTATGTCGTATGACAATATTTTCTGTTTTAATCAATGCATTGATAATTCATCTGGATTTGGCATTGTTCAGTGTATGGGCGGAGGTGGCCGTAATTATTTTCATCATAATATCTTCAAAGCCCGAGATGGTGAGGATTTAAGATACTACTTAGAGATGTTTAATTATCCTGAATATTGGAATTCTCCCGATGATAACGTTGGGAATTTTTGGTCCAATTATACTGGCAGTGATGATAATGGTGATGGATTAGGTGACGTACCCCATGAATTTTACAGTGGCTACTATTATATAGATTGGTTGCCGATTGTCATAATAGATGACGCCGACGGTGATGGTATTACCGACAGTGTTGATAATTGCCCATTAATACCAAACGCTGATCAGATAGATAGAAATAGAAACGGCATCGGTGATGTTTGCGATGAGTACATTAATGGCGACGCCAATGGAGATAAAAACATAAATGTCGGAGATGCCGTTTACATTGTCAATGCCGTATTTAAGGGTGGTCCGCCGCCATCGCATCCCAAAGCGGGCGATGCCAATTGCGATGGCACGTGTAATGTCGGTGACGCCGTTTATTTAATCAATCATGTATTTAAAGACGGTCCCGAACCCTGCGCCAGTTGTCCGTAA